Below is a genomic region from Citrobacter tructae.
TCATTGGTATGTCAGAACGTACCACGCCGCAGGGTATTGAGTTCCTTGCCCAGTCGCTATTTAAGCATCGCCAGGCAGAGCGCGTCATCGCCGTCGAACTGCCGAAACATCGCTCCTGTATGCACCTCGATACCGTCATGACCCACATCGATATCGATACCTTCTCCGTTTACCCCGAGGTGGTGCGCCCGGATGTCCAGTGCTGGACCCTGACGCCAGACGGACGCGGTGGCCTGAAACGAACTCAGGAAAACACCCTGGTACATGCCCTCGAAAAAGCCCTGGGCCTTGATCAAATTCGCTTAATCACCACCGGTGGTGACGCTTTCGAAGCCGAACGTGAACAGTGGAATGACGCGAATAACGTCCTGACGCTGCGCCCCGGCGTAGTTGTGGGTTACGAGCGCAACATCTGGACCAACGAAAAATACGATAAAGCTGGAATCACCGTTTTACCCATTCCAGGCGACGAACTTGGACGAGGTCGCGGCGGCGCGCGCTGCATGAGTTGCCCGCTGGAACGCGACGGTATTTAAGGAGACGTCATGGAAAACAAACCTACCCTGGTTGTCGCTCTGGGCGGCAATGCTCTACTCAAACGCGGTGAATCACTGGAAGCTGACATCCAACGTAAGAATATTGAGCTGGCAGCAAAAACTATCGCCCAGCTCACGCAGCAGTGGCGCGTGATCCTCGTACACGGCAATGGTCCACAAGTTGGGCTGCTGGCGCTACAAAACAGTGCTTATGCCAGCGTCACGCCTTATCCGCTCGACATTCTCGGCGCGGAGAGTCAGGGAATGATCGGCTACATGCTACAGCAGGCGTTGAAAAACCAGCTGCCACAACGCGAGATTAGCGTCCTGCTGACCCAGGTTGAAGTCGATGCCAACGATCCGGCATTCAACAACCCAACTAAATATATCGGCCCAATTTACAACGACACTCAGGCTAAAACACTACACGCGGAAAAGGGCTGGATTTTCAAAGCCGACGGTAAAGCATTCCGTCGTGTTGTGCCCTCCCCGCAGCCCAAACGCATCGTTGAAAGTGATGCGATTTGCACACTAATTGCCCGCGATCATCTGGTGATTTGCAACGGTGGCGGCGGCGTACCGGTGGTGGAAAAAGCAGATGGCTACCACGGTATTGAAGCGGTCATCGACAAAGATCTCTCCGCCGCCCTGCTCGCCAGCCAAATCCACGCCGATGCGCTGCTGATCCTCACCGACGCTGATGCCGTGTACCTCGACTGGGGCAAACCTACTCAGCGCCCGCTGGCCCAGGTTACTCCGGAACGGCTCGGTGAAATGCAATTCGACGCCGGTTCAATGGGTCCCAAAGTCACCGCCTGTGCGAAGTTTGTCTCTCACTGCCACGGGATTGCTGGCATCGGCTCGTTGGCTGACGGCGCGGCCATTCTCGCGGGTGAGAAAGGCACATTGATTCGCCTGGAAGCCGTCAACGCATAACTCAATATTAAGGACATTTTCATGACTGTTAACCTGAAAAATCGCAATTTTCTCAAACTGCTGGACTACACCCCAACGGAAATCCAGTACCTGATCGATCTGGCTATCGAGTTGAAAACAGCGAAAAAGGCCGGGCGCGAAAGACAAACGCTGGTCGGGAAAAACATCGCGTTGATCTTTGAAAAAACCTCTACCCGCACCCGTTGCGCCTTTGAAGTCGGCGCATTCGATCAGGGAGCACAGGTGACCTATCTCGGCCCAAGCGGCTCACAGATTGGCCACAAAGAATCGATGAAAGATACCGCCCGCGTGTTAGGCCGCATGTACGACGGCATTGAATACCGTGGATACGGCCAGGAAATCGTTGAGGAGTTAGGTGAATTTGCTGGCGTCCCAGTATGGAACGGACTGACGGACGAATTTCACCCTACGCAGATCCTCGCCGATCTGATGACCATGCTGGAACACGCCCCAGACAAAACCCTGCCTGAATTGAGCTTCGCCTACCTCGGTGATGC
It encodes:
- the arcC gene encoding carbamate kinase is translated as MENKPTLVVALGGNALLKRGESLEADIQRKNIELAAKTIAQLTQQWRVILVHGNGPQVGLLALQNSAYASVTPYPLDILGAESQGMIGYMLQQALKNQLPQREISVLLTQVEVDANDPAFNNPTKYIGPIYNDTQAKTLHAEKGWIFKADGKAFRRVVPSPQPKRIVESDAICTLIARDHLVICNGGGGVPVVEKADGYHGIEAVIDKDLSAALLASQIHADALLILTDADAVYLDWGKPTQRPLAQVTPERLGEMQFDAGSMGPKVTACAKFVSHCHGIAGIGSLADGAAILAGEKGTLIRLEAVNA